The nucleotide sequence TTGATCTCCGTCTCACGTCCAATGACAGGATCCAGCTTGCCCTCTCTGGCAAGCGCCGTTAAATCGCGGCTGTAGCTGTCCAGTGTCGGCGTGCTTCCCTTTGTCCTGGAGCCCTTTAGAAGTTCCTCCTTGTTGGCAGGCGCGTCCTCACCCATGGCGGCCAGAACGTCGATATAAAGCTTCTGGATACTGATGCCGATGGTATTGAGCAGCCTCGATGCCACGCAGTCATTA is from Anaerotignum faecicola and encodes:
- a CDS encoding ATP-dependent Clp protease ATP-binding subunit ClpC; its protein translation is EKVIGLVSQLISPDQTVRMEENGYTPSARRVLENSYKEAVRFKARLIGTEHLLISIIRDNDCVASRLLNTIGISIQKLYIDVLAAMGEDAPANKEELLKGSRTKGSTPTLDSYSRDLTALAREGKLDPVIGRETEI